From Brassica oleracea var. oleracea cultivar TO1000 chromosome C3, BOL, whole genome shotgun sequence, a single genomic window includes:
- the LOC106334096 gene encoding prolyl 4-hydroxylase 5-like has protein sequence MAKKPYHLRHQPRKSSSTTTQAFTVIILLLFFIMILLGLGILSLPSTSRSSSRPVDLTTIVRDSEERLGVMEMKMYSWEPRAFLYHNFLTNEECEHLISMKKSKVVDVQTGGSKDSRVRTSSGTFLKRGQDEIVEEIENRISDFTFIPVENGEGLQVLHYEVGQKYEPHHDYFSDEYNVKRGGNRIATVLMYLSDVEEGGETVFPAAKGNISDVPWWNELSQCGREGLSVLPKKRDALLFWSARPDATLDPSSLHGKKER, from the exons ATGGCCAAGAAACCGTATCACCTCCGTCATCAGCCGCGTAAATCTTCATCGACGACTACGCAGGCTTTCACAGTTATCATTCTTCTACTCTTCTTCATTATGATTCTTCTCGGTCTCGGTATCCTTTCACTACCTAGCACCAGCAGGTCCTCTTCAAGGCCGGTTGATTTGACCACAATTGTACGGGATAGCGAGGAGAGGTTAGG AGTTATGGAAATGAAGATGTACTCGTGGGAGCCTAGAGCTTTCCTTTACCATAATTTCCTG ACAAATGAAGAATGTGAGCACTTGATTAGCATGAAAAAGTCAAAGGTGGTTGATGTGCAAACTGGAGGGAGCAAAGACAGCAG AGTACGAACAAGTTCAGGAACGTTTCTTAAAAGAGGGCAAGACGAAATAGTGGAAGAGATTGAGAATAGAATTTCAGATTTCACCTTCATTCCTGTAG AAAATGGAGAAGGGCTACAAGTTCTCCACTATGAAGTTGGGCAGAAATATGAGCCTCATCATGACTATTTCTCAGACGAGTACAATGTCAAAAGAGGAGGGAACCGAATAGCTACGGTACTCATGTATCT CTCGGACGTTGAAGAAGGCGGAGAGACGGTTTTCCCTGCAGCTAAAGGAAACATTAGTGATGTCCCGTGGTGGAACGAGCTCTCACAATGTGGTAGAGAAGGACTCTCTGTTTTACCAAAGAAGAGAGATGCTTTA
- the LOC106334095 gene encoding DNA-directed RNA polymerase II subunit 1, giving the protein MDTRFPFSPAEVSKVRVVQFGILSPDEIRQMSVIHVEHSETTEKGKPKVGGLSDTRLGTIDRKVKCETCMANMAECPGHFGHLELAKPMYHVGFMKTVLSIMRCVCFNCSKILADEDEHKFKQAMKIKNPKNRLKKILDACKNKTKCEGGDDIDDVQTQDTDEPVKKSRGGCGATQPKITIEGMKMIAEFKVTKKKNDEIDQLPEPAERKQTLGADRVLSVLKRISDEDCQLLGFNPKYARPDWMILEVLPIPPPPVRPSVMMDATSRSEDDLTHQLAMIIRHNENLKRQEKNGAPAHIISEFTQLLQFHIATYFDNELPGQPRATQKSGRPIKSICSRLKAKEGRIRGNLMGKRVDFSARTVITPDPTINIDELGVPWSIALNLTYPETVTPYNIERLKELVDYGPHPPPGKTGAKYIIRDDGQRLDLRYLEKSSDHHLELGYKVERHLIDGDFVLFNRQPSLHKMSIMGHRIRIMPYSTFRLNLSVTSPYNADFDGDEMNMHVPQSFETRAEVLELMMVPKCIVSPQANRPVMGIVQDTLLGCRKITKRDTFIEKDVFMNTLMWWQDFDGKVPAPTILKPRPLWTGKQVFNLIIPKQINLFRYSAWHSDAETGYITPGDTQVRIERGELLAGTLCKKTLGTGNGSLVHVIWEEVGPDAARKFLGHTQWLVNYWLLQNGFTIGIGDTIADSQTMEKINETISCAKTAVKDLIRQFQEKKLDPEPGRTMTETFENRVNQVLNKARDDAGSSAQKSLAETNNLKAMVTAGSKGSFINISQMTACVGQQNVEGKRIPFGFDGRTLPHFTKDDYGPESRGFVENSYLRGLTPQEFFFHAMGGREGLIDTAVKTSEPGYIQRRLVKAMEDIMVKYDGTVRNSLGDVIQFLYGEDGMDAVWIESQKLDSLKMKKAEFDRTFKYEIDDENWNPTYLSDEHLEDLKGIRELRDVFDAEYQKLEADRFQLGTEIATNGDSTWPLPVNIKRHIWNAQKTFKIDLRKISDMHPVEIVDAVDKLQERLLVVPGEDGLSVEAQKNATLFFNILLRSTLASKRVLEEYKLSREAFEWVIGEVESRFLQSLVAPGEMIGCVAAQSIGEPATQMTLNTFHYAGVSAKNVTLGVPRLREIINVAKRIKTPSLSVYLTPEASKSKEGAKTVQCALEYTTLRSVTQATEVWYDPDPMSTIIEEDFEFVRSYYEMPDEDVSPDKISPWLLRIELNREMMVDKKLSMADIAEKINLEFDDDLTCIFNDDNAEKLILRIRIMNDEGAKGEAQDESAEDDVFLKKIESNMLTEMALRGIPDINKVFIKQVRKSKFDEDEGFKTSEEWMLDTEGVNLLAVMCHEDVDPKRTTSNHLIEIIEVLGIEAVRRALLDELRVVISFDGSYVNYRHLAILCDTMTYRGHLMAITRHGINRNDTGPLMRCSFEETVDILLDAAAYAETDCLRGVTENIMLGQLAPIGTGDCELYLNDEMLKNAIELQLPSYMDGLEFGMTPARSPMSGTPYHESMMSPNYLLSPNMRLSPMSDAQFSPYVGGMAFSPSSSPGYSPSSPGYSPTSPGYSPTSPGYSPTSPGYSPTSPTYSPSSPGYSPTSPAYSPTSPSYSPTSPSYSPTSPSYSPTSPSYSPTSPSYSPTSPSYSPTSPAYSPTSPAYSPTSPAYSPTSPSYSPTSPSYSPTSPSYSPTSPSYSPTSPSYSPTSPAYSPTSPGYSPTSPSYSPTSPSYGPTSPSYNPQSAKYSPSLAYSPSNARLSPASPYSPTSPNYSPTSPSYSPTSPSYSPSSPTYSPSSPYSSGASPDYSPSAGYSPTLPGYSPSSTGQYTPHEGDKNDKTGKDASKDDKSNP; this is encoded by the exons ATGGATACGCGGTTTCCGTTCTCTCCGGCCGAGGTCTCCAAAGTCCGTGTGGTCCAGTTTGGGATTCTCAGCCCCGATGAGATC AGGCAAATGTCTGTTATACACGTGGAGCATAGTGAGACCACGGAGAAGGGTAAACCTAAGGTGGGAGGGTTGAGTGATACTCGGCTTGGAACGATTGATAGGAAGGTCAAGTGTGAGACGTGTATGGCTAACATGGCCGAGTGTCCTGGGCATTTTGGGCATCTTGAGCTCGCTAAGCCTATGTATCATGTGGGTTTCATGAAGACCGTGTTGAGTATCATGCGTTGTGTTTGCTTCAACTGCTCCAAGATCCTAGCTGATGAG GATGAGCATAAGTTTAAGCAGGCCATGAAGATTAAGAATCCCAAGAATAGGCTTAAGAAGATTCTGGATGCTTGCAAAAACAAGACCAAGTGTGAAGGTGGTGATGACATTGATGATGTTCAAACCCAAGACACAGACGAGCCTGTGAAGAAAAGCCGTGGTGGATGTGGTGCAACGCAACCTAAGATCACTATTGAGGGAATGAAGATGATTGCAGAGTTTAAGGTTACAAAGAAGAAAAACGATGAAATAGACCAGCTTCCAGAGCCTGCAGAAAGGAAACAAACACTTGGCGCTGACAGG GTTTTGAGTGTTTTAAAGAGGATTAGTGATGAGGATTGTCAGCTCTTAGGGTTTAACCCTAAGTATGCTCGGCCTGACTGGATGATTCTAGAAGTCCTTCCTATTCCTCCACCCCCTGTTAGACCATCTGTTATGATGGATGCCACTTCCAGGAGTGAG GATGACTTGACTCATCAGCTAGCTATGATTATTCGGCACAACGAGAACTTGAAAAGACAGGAAAAGAACGGAGCCCCAGCTCACATTATTTCAGAGTTTACACAACTCCTGCAGTTCCATATAGCAACCTATTTTGATAATGAGCTGCCTGGACAGCCAAGAGCTACTCAAAAATCAGGGAGGCCTATTAAATCAATTTGTAGTAGGCTGAAGGCAAAGGAAGGCAGGATCAGGGGAAATTTGATGGGAAAACGTGTGGATTTCTCGGCACGTACTGTTATTACACCAGATCCAACAATAAATATCGATGAACTTGGTGTACCGTGGAGTATTGCCCTGAATCTCACATACCCAGAAACAGTTACTCCATACAACATTGAGAG ATTGAAGGAGCTTGTTGATTATGGACCACATCCTCCACCTGGGAAGACTGGGGCGAAATATATCATTCGGGATGATGGCCAGAGACTAGATCTTCGGTACCTGGAGAAGAGCAGTGATCATCATTTGGAACTTGGATACAAAGTGGAGAGGCACTTAATTGATGGCGATTTTGTTCTTTTCAATCGTCAACCAAGTCTGCACAAAATGTCTATCATGGGTCACAGGATTAGGATCATGCCATATTCGACCTTCCGTCTGAATTTGTCTGTCACCTCTCCTTACAATGCTGATTTCGATGGGGATGAGATGAACATGCACGTACCACAGTCATTCGAGACCAGAGCAGAGGTGTTGGAGCTGATGATGGTTCCTAAATGTATTGTCTCTCCTCAGGCAAATCGGCCTGTGATGGGTATTGTGCAGGATACCCTTCTAGGATGCCGTAAAATCACAAAAAGAGATACCTTTATTGAGAAG GATGTATTCATGAATACGCTTATGTGGTGGCAAGACTTCGATGGGAAAGTTCCAGCTCCTACAATTCTGAAGCCACGACCTCTTTGGACTGGCAAACAAGTCTTCAATCTTATCATACCAAAGCAGATAAATCTGTTCAGGTACTCTGCTTGGCACTCAGATGCAGAGACTGGATACATAACTCCAGGGGATACCCAAGTGAGAATTGAAAGAGGAGAACTTCTTGCCGGAACTCTCTGCAAAAAGACCCTTGGTACCGGTAATGGGAGTCTCGTTCATGTTATTTG GGAAGAGGTTGGTCCTGATGCAGCTAGGAAGTTCCTCGGTCATACTCAATGGCTGGTCAACTACTGGCTTCTGCAAAATGGTTTTACCATTGGAATCGGTGATACTATTGCTGATTCGCAAACAATGGAGAAAATTAATGAGACTATTTCTTGTGCAAAAACCGCCGTGAAAGACCTTATCCGTCAGTTCCAGGAAAAGAAATTGGATCCTGAACCGGGGCGAACTATGACCGAGACGTTTGAGAACAGAGTTAACCAG GTTTTGAATAAAGCTCGTGACGATGCTGGAAGTAGTGCTCAAAAGAGTTTAGCAGAAACCAATAACCTGAAGGCCATGGTGACAGCAGGATCCAAAGGAAGTTTCATCAATATTTCTCAAATGACAGCGTGTGTTGGTCAGCAAAATGTGGAAGGGAAGCGGATCCCATTTGGATTTGATGGCCGGACGTTACCGCATTTCACCAAAGATGACTATGGGCCTGAAAGTCGTGGGTTTGTCGAGAATTCGTATCTGCGTGGGCTGACTCCTCAAGAGTTTTTTTTCCATGCCATGGGAGGAAGGGAAGGTCTTATTGATACTGCCGTGAAGACATCAGAACCTGGATACATTCAGAGGCGATTGGTCAAGGCTATGGAGGATATTATGGTTAAGTATGATGGGACCGTCAGAAACTCGTTGGGTGATGTCATTCAGTTTCTCTATGGGGAAGATGGTATGGATGCTGTGTGGATAGAATCTCAGAAGCTGGATTCCTTGAAAATGAAGAAAGCAGAGTTTGATAGGACGTTCAAGTACGAGATTGACGACGAGAACTGGAATCCTACATACCTAAGTGATGAACATCTTGAGGACTTGAAAGGGATCAGGGAGTTGCGTGATGTATTTGATGCAGAATATCAGAAACTCGAGGCTGATAGATTTCAACTCGGGACAGAAATTGCTACAAATGGTGATAGCACTTGGCCATTACCTGTGAACATCAAGAGGCATATCTGGAATGCACAGAAGACTTTCAAGATTGACTTGCGCAAGATTTCGGATATGCACCCTGTTGAGATTGTTGATGCAGTTGATAAATTACAGGAGAGGCTGTTGGTTGTTCCTGGTGAAGATGGATTGAGTGTAGAAGCACAGAAAAATGCCACACTGTTCTTCAACATTTTGCTTCGAAGCACTCTTGCTAGTAAAAGGGTTTTGGAGGAATACAAGCTCAGCCGTGAGGCTTTTGAGTGGGTTATTGGTGAGGTAGAGTCAAGGTTCTTACAGTCGCTTGTAGCTCCCGGGGAAATGATCGGTTGTGTTGCTGCTCAGTCAATTGGAGAGCCTGCTACGCAGATGACTTTGAATACTTTCCATTATGCTGGTGTCAGTGCGAAGAATGTTACACTCGGTGTTCCCAGGCTGCGAGAGATTATTAACGTCGCTAAAAGGATTAAAACACCTTCCCTATCTGTCTACCTTACACCAGAAGCTAGCAAATCAAAAGAGGGGGCTAAAACTGTTCAGTGCGCTTTGGAGTATACTACTCTCAGGAGTGTCACTCAAGCCACGGAGGTTTGGTATGACCCGGATCCGATGAGTACCATTATCGAAGAAGATTTTGAATTTGTGAGGTCCTACTATGAAATGCCAGATGAAGATGTCTCTCCAGATAAAATATCTCCTTGGCTGCTTCGTATTGAGTTAAATCGTGAAATGATGGTTGACAAGAAGTTGAGTATGGCAGATATAGCAGAGAAGATCAACCTGGAGTTTGATGATGACCTGACCTGCATATTTAATGATGACAATGCGGAGAAACTGATCCTTCGGATCCGGATTATGAATGACGAGGGAGCCAAAGGAGAAGCGCAAGATGAATCAGCTGAAGATGATGTTTTCCTTAAAAAGATTGAGAGCAACATGCTGACAGAAATGGCACTCAGGGGTATTCCAGACATCAACAAGGTGTTCATTAAGCAGGTTAGAAAAAGCAAGTTTGATGAGGATGAAGGATTCAAGACATCGGAGGAGTGGATGTTAGATACAGAAGGCGTTAATCTGCTGGCTGTTATGTGCCACGAAGATGTGGATCCAAAGAGGACAACAAGCAATCACTTGATTGAGATTATTGAAGTTCTTGGAATTGAAGCAGTTCGTCGTGCTTTGTTGGATGAGCTTCGAGTTGTGATATCCTTTGATGGCTCTTATGTGAATTACCGCCATCTTGCCATATTGTGTGATACAATGACCTATCGAGGTCATCTGATGGCGATCACTCGACATGGTATCAACAGAAATGATACTGGGCCTCTGATGAGGTGCTCATTTGAAGAAACTGTCGATATTCTGCTGGATGCTGCAGCTTATGCTGAGACAGACTGCTTGCGTGGTGTTACGGAAAATATTATGCTCGGCCAGCTTGCACCTATTGGAACAGGAGACTGCGAACTCTATCTGAATGATGAGATGCTGAAGAATGCAATTGAACTTCAGCTCCCTAGCTATATGGATGGACTGGAGTTTGGAATGACTCCTGCTCGCTCGCCAATGTCAGGAACTCCTTATCATGAAAGCATGATGTCCCCAAACTACCTCCTGAGTCCAAATATGCGGTTGTCTCCAATGTCAGATGCTCAGTTTTCTCCATATGTTGGTGGAATGGCGTTTTCTCCTTCTTCATCTCCAGGCTACAGCCCATCTTCTCCTGGTTACAGTCCTACTTCTCCTGGTTACAGTCCGACTTCACCTGGATACAGTCCGACTTCTCCTGGCTATAGTCCCACTTCTCCCACGTACAGTCCTAGTTCTCCTGGCTATAGCCCAACTAGCCCTGCTTATTCTCCAACAAGTCCTTCATATTCTCCCACCTCCCCTAGCTACAGCCCAACGTCTCCTAGCTACAGCCCAACGTCTCCAAGCTACAGTCCAACGTCTCCAAGCTACAGCCCAACATCCCCGAGTTACAGTCCAACTTCACCTGCTTACAGTCCAACTTCTCCTGCATACAGCCCAACGTCACCTGCATACAGCCCTACCTCTCCATCTTACAGTCCAACTTCACCATCTTACAGTCCGACATCGCCTTCTTACAGCCCTACTTCACCCTCCTACAGTCCAACATCTCCTTCTTACAGCCCTACTTCACCTGCATACAGCCCTACGTCTCCTGGCTACAGCCCTACATCTCCAAGCTACAGTCCAACGTCTCCTAGTTACGGTCCGACATCTCCAAGCTACAACCCTCAGTCTGCTAAATACAGTCCATCTCTGGCTTACTCTCCTAGCAATGCAAGACTATCACCAGCTAGCCCTTACAGTCCTACATCTCCAAACTACAG CCCTACATCACCATCCTACTCACCCACATCTCCATCGTATTCACCTTCAAGTCCAACATACAGTCCCAGCAG CCCATACAGCTCAGGAGCAAGCCCTGACTACAGCCCAAGCGCAGGTTACTCACCAACACTTCCTGGTTATTCACCCTCATCCACCGGTCAGTATACACCACATGAGGGTGATAAAAATGACAAGACTGGAAAAGATGCCAGCAAGGATGATAAAAGCAACCCTTGA